The Thermocrinis ruber genome has a window encoding:
- a CDS encoding TolC family protein — protein MKILWAFAFTVGFGWAVELSVSDVLQKALENNREIKAMQREISAGKLELKSARGAYYPRIKLEENFTRTDIPAYAFMSRLNQERITLQDFDPNKLNNPSAINNFETKIGLEIPIWLGGKIQAGERLAKLNLSILQRENIRKKEDVALKVYEAYGDAVLAKMAVDVSKQALESAQEHQRLAEETYKVGMALLSDVFRAKVYVEKARERLFASQKDYETAKKALELVVGTSLGDFDVANIKECPAVELKGLKETALQRREDLKAMYDRAKLFDEYYTLELSNNLPQVYAGAFYSLNSKDFPFGADGKGYMLMLGISWSFDTGLSTLNKARAHLERKKALEERIKGMEELIAFEVDRARADYEKALSALNSARERIKASEEVLRVMRVRYRNGLARMVDVLDAQTELDMAKLEEVKALVDCWKAYARLKHSMGTILEEVQK, from the coding sequence ATGAAGATCTTGTGGGCTTTTGCCTTTACGGTTGGCTTCGGGTGGGCGGTGGAGCTAAGTGTATCGGACGTGCTCCAAAAGGCTCTGGAAAACAACAGGGAAATAAAGGCTATGCAAAGGGAAATCTCCGCAGGTAAGCTGGAGCTAAAGTCAGCAAGGGGAGCATACTACCCTCGCATAAAGCTTGAGGAGAACTTTACCAGAACGGACATACCCGCCTATGCCTTCATGAGTCGGCTCAACCAGGAACGCATAACACTACAAGATTTTGATCCAAACAAACTCAACAACCCAAGCGCCATAAACAACTTTGAAACAAAGATAGGCTTGGAAATCCCCATATGGCTTGGAGGGAAAATTCAAGCGGGGGAAAGGCTGGCAAAGCTGAACCTCTCCATACTACAAAGGGAAAACATAAGAAAGAAAGAGGATGTAGCCCTGAAGGTCTATGAAGCCTACGGAGATGCAGTTCTTGCCAAGATGGCTGTTGATGTTTCCAAGCAGGCTTTAGAAAGTGCCCAGGAACATCAAAGGCTCGCGGAGGAAACCTATAAGGTAGGAATGGCATTGCTTTCGGATGTGTTCAGGGCAAAGGTGTATGTGGAAAAAGCAAGGGAAAGGCTCTTTGCGTCTCAAAAGGACTACGAAACCGCCAAGAAGGCTTTAGAGTTGGTGGTGGGAACTTCCCTTGGAGACTTTGATGTGGCAAATATAAAGGAGTGTCCGGCGGTGGAACTAAAGGGGCTCAAAGAAACAGCCCTCCAAAGGAGAGAGGACCTAAAGGCTATGTATGATAGGGCTAAGCTCTTTGATGAATACTACACCCTTGAACTTTCCAACAACCTACCTCAGGTGTATGCGGGTGCCTTTTACTCTCTGAACTCAAAGGACTTTCCCTTTGGTGCGGACGGAAAGGGTTATATGCTCATGCTTGGTATATCTTGGAGCTTTGATACGGGGCTTAGCACCTTAAACAAAGCTAGAGCACACTTGGAAAGAAAAAAAGCACTGGAAGAAAGGATAAAGGGTATGGAGGAACTCATCGCCTTTGAGGTAGATCGGGCAAGGGCAGATTACGAAAAAGCCCTCAGCGCCCTCAACTCTGCGAGGGAGAGGATAAAGGCAAGCGAGGAAGTTTTAAGAGTAATGCGGGTTAGATACAGAAACGGTCTAGCAAGGATGGTGGATGTCCTGGATGCCCAAACGGAGTTGGATATGGCAAAGTTGGAAGAGGTGAAGGCTCTGGTGGATTGCTGGAAGGCTTATGCAAGGCTAAAGCACAGCATGGGAACCATCCTTGAGGAGGTACAAAAATGA
- a CDS encoding efflux RND transporter periplasmic adaptor subunit produces MKGYIKYIAFLVVILLSILWLGGFFSKKIPTKEVAKESKVVYGLTVGTVEKLDYVETPYIGQVVADQRAEVSTRIMGRVLKVHVKEGECVRAGRLLVSIDASDVQAQVNAIEQQRKQAEKAYESALAQYEAVKKTYERYSALLNQSAITQHEFDQVKAQFESAKAQVEQAKAGIEALKAQKSAVASNLAYANLTAPFDGCVVQKNVDVGDLAVPGQPMLILEKAPYRAEVYLPERFLGKVKVGSSLKVEIDGKVLEGRVVEIGISVDPATRTFRVKLSVPSSGLSSGKLARVLIPEDQSTLVVPQSAIVRRFDFTGVWVVREDNTLELRFVRLGDTLGDKVQVLSGLKEGERVVIQGTEKACEGCKVGG; encoded by the coding sequence ATGAAAGGATACATCAAGTATATAGCCTTTTTGGTGGTGATCCTTTTGAGCATCCTTTGGCTTGGTGGCTTTTTCTCTAAGAAGATTCCCACAAAAGAAGTCGCCAAAGAGAGCAAGGTGGTGTATGGGCTAACGGTGGGCACGGTGGAAAAACTGGACTATGTAGAAACTCCCTACATAGGGCAGGTGGTGGCAGACCAGAGGGCTGAGGTCTCTACCCGTATTATGGGCAGGGTGTTGAAAGTGCATGTTAAGGAGGGAGAGTGTGTGAGGGCAGGGAGGCTTCTGGTTAGCATAGATGCATCCGATGTGCAGGCACAGGTCAATGCCATTGAACAGCAAAGGAAACAGGCAGAAAAGGCATACGAGTCTGCCCTTGCCCAGTATGAAGCGGTAAAGAAAACCTACGAAAGATACTCTGCCCTCTTAAATCAGTCCGCTATTACCCAGCATGAGTTTGACCAGGTTAAAGCCCAGTTTGAATCTGCAAAAGCTCAGGTGGAGCAAGCAAAGGCAGGCATAGAGGCACTAAAGGCTCAAAAGTCGGCGGTTGCGTCCAATTTAGCCTACGCAAACCTTACCGCACCCTTTGATGGCTGTGTGGTCCAAAAGAACGTTGATGTGGGAGACTTGGCAGTACCAGGACAGCCCATGTTGATTTTAGAAAAGGCACCCTACAGGGCGGAGGTCTATCTGCCCGAGAGGTTTTTGGGTAAAGTTAAGGTGGGAAGCTCCCTAAAGGTGGAGATAGATGGGAAAGTGCTTGAGGGAAGAGTAGTAGAAATTGGTATCTCTGTGGACCCAGCCACCAGGACCTTTAGGGTCAAGCTTTCAGTTCCATCCAGTGGGCTCTCCAGCGGTAAGCTGGCAAGGGTGCTAATACCAGAGGATCAAAGCACTCTTGTAGTTCCTCAATCTGCCATCGTTAGACGCTTTGACTTCACCGGCGTTTGGGTGGTAAGGGAGGACAACACCCTTGAACTTAGGTTTGTAAGGCTTGGAGATACCTTGGGAGACAAGGTTCAGGTGCTCAGTGGGCTAAAGGAAGGTGAGAGGGTGGTAATCCAAGGCACAGAAAAAGCCTGCGAAGGTTGTAAGGTAGGAGGCTAA
- a CDS encoding efflux RND transporter permease subunit, with translation MYGLAGRLAHYFIDSKLTPILILVSLALGLFAIVTTPKEEEPQIVVPMIDIMLSYPGATPEEVERRVVVPLEKKLWELKDIEYIYSYAGEGMAVVTARFYVGTDPVKALVDLNTKMMSAMDLAPPGVILPPLIKPKSIDDVPILTLTLWGKNYDWYELRRLAASIENEIKKIQNVADVFLVGGRPREVRVILDPQRLEHYRISPLYVAQVLRSANVQMQSGNLLSQNYEYKVRTGTFFESKKDVENLLVGVFGGRPVYLKDVADVVDGPSEVKDYVLMGFGPSAKDQDVKPGELYPAVTIAVAKRKGTNAIDVANEVIKLVEHLKGKHLPKDLNITITRNYGKTAKEKSDELLKKLFIATASVILLIAVALGIREAIVVGIAVPVTLSIALFISEALGFTLNRVTLFALIFAIGILVDDAIVVVENIHRWFELKLAKDPREAIVRATDEVGNPTILATFTVIAALMPMAFVSGLMGPYMRPIPINASVAMFFSLLVAFIITPWAAYIFLKDQFDKKEHHETDIKQTKFWKFYARIMAPLLVSKPKRYMFYGFTLGLMALSVGLLITKVVIVKMLPYDNKSELQIVIDMPEGTPKEKTLETAKAIADYIAKQSIVKDYQIYVGTSSPFNFNGLVRHYYLRQGSNMADIQVNLVDKKERKDQSHDFAKKIRPAVHEIAKQYGAKYVAVVEVPPGPPVLSPIVAEIYGPDLKSQEEFALKVLDIFKKSPSITDEGIYLESPHKMLILKAKDDVLKLVGMSKEEFVNTLTALLSGYRVGLLQNTDTEHTPIIVQLKENYRNLELLKILKVPTKNDKLVPVSELVEIIEQDAPKSIYRKNLRRVVYVIGDVAGREEAPFYGILDVRKDVLSIPTPYGPPKELWMSLPLIEDGIYVKWDGEMHITLEVFRDLGLAFGVALFVMYVLILGWFKDFKIPGIIMAPIPLTLVGIIPGHLLMGAFFTATSMIGFIALAGIIVRNSILLVDFAEEKIKEGVPLHRAIVEAGVIRTRPIILTAVAIIVGSFVIIFDPIFNGLAISLIFGTIGSTTLTLVLIPLMYYASKLKTLKEKPSKEEVYRELF, from the coding sequence ATGTACGGACTCGCCGGTAGGTTAGCCCACTATTTCATAGACTCCAAGCTCACCCCCATCCTCATACTGGTATCCTTAGCCCTTGGACTCTTTGCCATAGTAACCACACCAAAGGAGGAGGAGCCCCAAATAGTAGTGCCCATGATAGACATAATGCTCTCCTACCCGGGTGCAACTCCTGAGGAGGTGGAAAGAAGGGTAGTTGTTCCCTTAGAGAAGAAGCTCTGGGAGCTCAAGGATATTGAATACATATACTCCTACGCGGGAGAGGGAATGGCGGTGGTTACCGCCCGGTTCTATGTGGGTACTGACCCGGTTAAGGCTCTGGTGGACCTAAACACCAAAATGATGTCCGCAATGGATTTGGCTCCGCCGGGTGTAATCCTTCCTCCACTGATAAAGCCCAAGTCCATAGACGACGTACCTATTCTGACCCTTACCCTCTGGGGCAAAAACTACGATTGGTATGAGTTAAGAAGGCTCGCCGCAAGCATAGAAAACGAGATAAAGAAGATCCAGAATGTGGCGGATGTGTTCCTTGTGGGGGGAAGACCAAGAGAGGTAAGGGTAATCCTGGACCCACAAAGGCTGGAACACTACAGAATATCACCCCTCTATGTGGCACAGGTGCTAAGGTCTGCCAATGTGCAGATGCAGAGCGGGAACCTTTTGAGCCAAAACTACGAATACAAGGTTAGAACGGGCACCTTCTTTGAGTCAAAAAAAGATGTGGAAAACCTCTTGGTAGGCGTCTTTGGTGGAAGACCCGTCTATTTGAAAGATGTGGCGGACGTGGTGGATGGTCCCTCTGAGGTGAAGGACTATGTGCTGATGGGCTTTGGACCGTCCGCTAAAGATCAAGATGTAAAGCCAGGAGAGCTTTATCCGGCGGTAACTATAGCAGTTGCCAAAAGGAAGGGCACGAACGCTATAGATGTGGCCAACGAAGTTATAAAGTTGGTGGAACACCTAAAGGGTAAACACCTTCCCAAAGACCTAAACATAACCATCACAAGAAACTACGGAAAGACTGCAAAAGAAAAGTCCGACGAGCTACTTAAAAAGCTATTCATTGCAACCGCTTCGGTGATCCTCTTAATAGCTGTCGCCCTCGGCATCAGAGAAGCTATAGTGGTGGGTATTGCAGTGCCCGTTACCCTCTCTATAGCCCTCTTTATAAGCGAAGCCCTTGGTTTTACCCTAAACAGGGTTACTCTATTTGCCCTCATCTTTGCCATAGGTATTTTGGTAGATGACGCCATAGTGGTAGTGGAGAACATACACCGATGGTTTGAGCTAAAGCTTGCCAAGGACCCAAGGGAGGCAATAGTCAGGGCAACGGATGAGGTAGGAAACCCCACCATACTGGCAACCTTTACGGTCATTGCGGCGCTTATGCCCATGGCTTTTGTCAGTGGTTTGATGGGTCCCTACATGAGACCCATACCCATAAACGCCTCCGTTGCCATGTTCTTCTCCCTTTTGGTTGCCTTCATAATCACCCCCTGGGCAGCGTACATCTTTTTAAAGGATCAGTTTGACAAAAAGGAACATCACGAAACAGACATTAAGCAAACTAAGTTCTGGAAGTTCTACGCACGCATTATGGCACCCTTGCTGGTTAGCAAGCCAAAAAGATACATGTTCTATGGCTTTACCTTAGGTCTAATGGCACTCTCTGTGGGACTTCTGATCACCAAGGTGGTGATAGTTAAGATGCTACCTTACGACAACAAGAGCGAACTGCAGATCGTCATAGACATGCCCGAAGGAACTCCAAAGGAAAAGACCTTGGAAACCGCCAAGGCAATAGCGGACTACATAGCCAAGCAGAGCATAGTTAAAGACTATCAGATTTATGTGGGAACATCCTCTCCTTTCAACTTCAACGGACTTGTAAGACACTACTACCTAAGGCAAGGCTCCAACATGGCAGACATTCAGGTGAATTTGGTGGATAAGAAGGAAAGAAAGGACCAGTCCCACGATTTTGCCAAAAAGATAAGACCCGCAGTCCATGAAATTGCCAAACAATACGGTGCCAAGTATGTAGCTGTGGTGGAAGTACCACCAGGTCCTCCCGTGCTCTCCCCTATAGTGGCTGAAATCTATGGTCCTGACCTAAAGAGCCAAGAGGAATTCGCCCTGAAGGTCTTGGATATATTCAAGAAATCCCCCTCCATAACCGACGAGGGTATATACCTTGAAAGCCCCCACAAAATGCTCATACTGAAGGCAAAGGATGATGTGCTAAAGCTGGTGGGCATGTCTAAAGAGGAGTTTGTGAATACCCTAACTGCTTTGCTCAGTGGCTACCGAGTGGGATTGCTTCAAAACACAGACACAGAGCATACACCCATAATAGTTCAACTGAAGGAAAACTACAGAAATCTGGAGCTTTTGAAGATCCTCAAAGTTCCCACCAAAAATGACAAGCTTGTTCCTGTGTCGGAGCTTGTGGAAATCATAGAACAGGATGCACCCAAAAGTATATACCGCAAGAACCTAAGGCGGGTGGTTTATGTGATAGGAGATGTGGCAGGAAGAGAGGAGGCTCCCTTCTATGGTATTCTTGACGTTAGAAAGGATGTGCTTTCCATTCCTACACCTTACGGTCCGCCTAAGGAGCTCTGGATGAGCCTGCCTCTTATAGAGGACGGTATATACGTAAAGTGGGATGGTGAGATGCATATAACCCTTGAGGTATTCAGGGACCTTGGGCTTGCCTTTGGTGTTGCCCTTTTTGTGATGTATGTGCTGATCCTGGGTTGGTTCAAAGACTTTAAAATCCCAGGCATAATCATGGCACCCATACCACTAACCTTGGTGGGTATAATTCCCGGACACCTTCTAATGGGTGCCTTCTTTACTGCTACATCTATGATAGGTTTTATCGCCCTCGCGGGTATAATAGTCAGAAACTCCATCCTGTTGGTGGATTTTGCGGAAGAAAAGATAAAGGAAGGTGTGCCGTTGCATAGGGCGATAGTTGAAGCGGGAGTTATAAGAACAAGACCTATAATTCTCACCGCAGTGGCAATAATAGTGGGCTCTTTTGTGATCATCTTTGACCCTATCTTCAACGGGCTTGCTATCTCTCTGATCTTTGGCACAATAGGTTCCACCACCCTAACTCTGGTCCTCATACCCCTTATGTATTACGCTTCCAAGTTGAAAACGCTAAAAGAAAAGCCTTCTAAGGAGGAAGTTTATAGGGAACTATTCTAA